The Pararge aegeria chromosome 21, ilParAegt1.1, whole genome shotgun sequence genomic sequence atgtaaattgttaatgttggaaaagagcaactgctgagtttcatgccggcttcttctcggtagaatctgccttccgaaccggtggcagaggcacacacagacagacttgacgtttcaaaagtgcttatattaggcctacttgaaataaatgaattttgaattttgaattttttttttttgcatacagtttcctcacgatgttttcctccaccgttaaagcaagtgatatattgcaaaaattaaaaacgcacattactccgaaaagccggaggtgcgtgccggggatcgaagtcGGTTCGACCGAAACGAAATTCTAAGTTGTTCAGTTCACTTcagtttaacttttaattatcgCCTTGTTttagaatagttttataattttaggtgttgataatcattttattattcttcCAGGTACTTTCGGATCCTTTGGCCTACAATCCGTAAAAGGAAGAGATCATTTGCATCCAAACACAAAAACGACATATTTACCCCCACAACCGACCAAGCAGACAATTTTCAACTCTTTTAACTATTCACCAAGTTTCAAAACTACATCTAGTTTATTCCCTTCAACTACCCCTAAGATGAAAACAACGAAAAATCACTTAATCTTCAGTTCAACGTTCAATGATCTCGGAAATGTTCCCACGCAGCGAACAAAAGTAGTTTCTCAGTTAAAAATTGACCCCAACGCTggacttaaaaactattttaagcCTAGCCCCCAGGATCCGTTCATCAAGAACACCCATAACTTTGACTTCAATAAGATTACTACTTACAATCCTCCTATTATACAAACTACTACGCAAGGTACTTTCTACAACGATTATGGCTACCAGTCACAAAACTCCCAAAACTATGATGACCACGAAACTGTCAACATCAATCAACAATACGTTAAAACGAAACAAAAGGTATCTGATAACGTCGGTCTCACACAACAAGTTTCCCAACAATACGCTCACGCTCCTGGACTATTTGATCTACAGAGCTCTTTCAATAGTCTGTCTCATCGACCTTCGTACGCAGTAGTGGAAAATATATCAGAAGACACAAATACCCACACATCACCATCATGGACAGTTACTCCACAATCCTACACTCACAATCAGAAAAACGAAGAAACTGTTACAAAACCTGACAATACTAACAATAATTTCGAAAAACCAACAACTGCAACTCCCGATTCGGCAGATGAGTATGCCATTGTCACAGAAGGCGAGAAAGGTTATCAAAATGACTTCAATTATGAAAGTCACATAGACACTCAAAGTCGACGACCTCTAGGTGATGACTTCGAACCCATCGGAAAGACCAAATTGAAGGAATACTATTACAAAGTTTCCACTCCAGTATACCACGATCACAAACCCTACAGAAGAACGAAGAAGCCGAATGATATACCTAAACAGGAAATTACAACACAAAGTGCAAATAGAGATAACACTGAAGTTGCGATTGAAACATTACCTACTCTCCCTCCCAATCTTCATTTTAAACGCCCAAGTACTTCTGAAACTGTAGTAGATAAGGATAAAATCAGAAAACGGAATAAGATCAGGAGACGTCGTCCAATAAATCGTAACAGAGAAGAAACAACAACTCGCAGAGATTTATCTACAGACGCTTCAACTACTACTTCGGATGAAATTCCTACCATACGACCACGGGTAAGACCTATCAAGGCAAGAACTGAATCGATTGTGACTACTCCAACTGTAACTACAGACTTAACTACAAGCGCATTACCAACTACATCTCCCACAAAACCTACTACTATACTCAAGAAAAAGCTTCTCGGTCACCGACGGCCTTTAACAACTCCTTCAGACAAAATTGATACAACGACCCAGTCCATAAACGAACAAGATTACAATAAAGATTCTCCTATAATGAAAATATCTTCTCGCCCACAATCATCTAAAGTGTCTATTAATCTTAATGAATATAAAACCAGCGAAATTCCAGATTATAGTCATAAACAGGACGAAAAGGATACACCAACGAGTGACGTTTCCGTAAGTCTAACCGATACCCTTCAAGATTTTTCATTCCACCGTGATGCAAAACCTGTACTGACAAAGAAGTCTACCACAGAATCAGTAAAAGAAACTGAGCCAACAACTATCGCATCACGCACAGAATCAGATTCACGTACGACAGGAAAAATACAAAGGCCAAGACTAAAAAGCAAATTGGATAGACCAAAATTCAGCGTCAAAGATTATAGAAATCGATTAAATTCAACAACAAGTACAACGGAAAAAGTGGAAGAAAACACACACAAACCAAGATTTCCGCAACGAAAGAATccatacagcgaggttattttTAGCGACGTCGAAACAACGACAGAAAGAAAGAAGTTTACGCCTAAAGAACCCAGACACAAATTGAACAAGACTGAAAATAACGAGCAGGAAATTCATTCAAGACATAATGGCCGGCCGAAACAGAACACAGACAGTGAGGTTATAACACAAAAGATTTCATCTCGAATTCGCAATGGTCAGAGAAGGCCAAAACCAACTGAAGACGCCACAGAAACAACTAGTCCGACAACTGCACATAAAAGACCTTTAAGAAAGAAGATTCCAGACTCAGAAATTGGGCAATCGGTACAAGATATAACAGTGACGGAAACCACACCAAGTAATGATCATAAAAATGATATCACTTCTGAAAGAACGCGATCTGAAAGTGCAATCATGAAAATAGCGGACAAAAAGCATCACGACCATATAGAACGACTCTTTGAGCATTCAAAACGAGTGTCAGATTTAACTCTAGCGGCCAGCAAAGACTACAGCACCCCCGGTATGTTTAAAACTCTCTCTTCGAATAGCAGACGGATACCAAGTTACTTCACAATAGCTACAGACGACCCTATACTTCCAATAGAAGCTTTTTTCCCCCAGCTTAACCAAAAGAAGGAATCGTAATATTCCTAAATCCtattaaatgttacaaaaaacCAAATCTCTTCGACTGCCAAAGCGTCAGAAAAATCTAGTTTAACGCAATATTAGTTCTAGCATTTACAAATTGTGGTTGTATACGACCCCACCTGCATTTCTTTGTCGCTATtgactacttttttttaaataataatttcaacaaaTGATTCCCTGTTATTTAAACTCATTGTTGGTGCTCATTTTAGTATTAAGTCCAATATATCATGAGTGATATATTCGTATAGTATTAAAGTACATAAGTGTACGTATGCATGtctgtgttgtttaaatattaattattatgtgcTGTCTTTCGCGTATGTTAGGCTATGAGTGTGTATGTgcgtttcttaaatatttatattaaactgtaGTTGttaaaagtgtaaataaattaatttcttaaagttacaaattcttttatttcaaatttacaatatattattaaacattttaagtaataattcttgATTCACTTATCCAGCATTGGCTTCTTCAGCGGCGCGCATTTTTGATGTTTTCTGCATAGATTTCACCGCCGCTTGATGAATGGTCTTATCCAAAGAATCtgtaattaatatatctatatatagtaTCTTGTGATCTATTATTTGACCCATAATACGGCAGCCtcaaaatgaatgaaataattgAGAAACCGAAAAATCTAATGTGAAATGCGGCCTAGTTATCCTCGTACCAAATGTacgaaaaaataataacagatcATGAACATTTTAGATTAGGTTGGATTAGGTTATTCTAGTATTTTAggggtacatattttttttttaatttaagcggcaactttaattacaatttattgtaatttttgcagaaaactaaaatgttatttacctatatatatatatacactttaATATAGAAATcttattatgaatataacttACAAATCTTATGATGTCCCTTGATAGGAAAACGCAGTCTCAGACTGACGGGATTAGAGCAAATGAGTACGTAGGGACTGTCGCTCTCGTCACAGTTCGCGTATCTAGAAAAAAAGCACCATTCAAATTTCGATGCCCCTTTCTGACCCTTTTATAGCATAAACAATATTTCATATGCAATCTTTTTTTTGGCCTcttgttttttcttattaaattaacGCTAGGATGGTTACAAAAACTCAGccaagtattatttttgttaaaaccaTCTCACAGTGATATTTCATATACAAGCTATTTACCGTTTACTAACCGTTGTGTTCACCAATAGCCCATCAGAAtgacgtaagcttacagaaaaatcctattataatattaagg encodes the following:
- the LOC120633410 gene encoding uncharacterized protein LOC120633410; the protein is IPGVRLYLVALTLLATVACHKPHRRRSLAAQTQNLPVSKGGWRPVIGSGGLLYGSINTAQLHSPYKIPASGLEMYHSSARPFTARDVNKLTSIAQSYHPTTLRTVPITSHNLPPNQPINSYLNPFALPNNLNQYKFLQNYPIDSNIFRNQHHQYSVRPVLKNTKQKQYHNNIGQISNAQSIQYGQYNIPLDIYGKIDYPRPDGKRPQSSDTEIYKTEVFKLPDTDTASQFIAQPVKTAHQQHTFTSKLPINQYGHPFQDNVYNMQQFPSILGTFGSFGLQSVKGRDHLHPNTKTTYLPPQPTKQTIFNSFNYSPSFKTTSSLFPSTTPKMKTTKNHLIFSSTFNDLGNVPTQRTKVVSQLKIDPNAGLKNYFKPSPQDPFIKNTHNFDFNKITTYNPPIIQTTTQGTFYNDYGYQSQNSQNYDDHETVNINQQYVKTKQKVSDNVGLTQQVSQQYAHAPGLFDLQSSFNSLSHRPSYAVVENISEDTNTHTSPSWTVTPQSYTHNQKNEETVTKPDNTNNNFEKPTTATPDSADEYAIVTEGEKGYQNDFNYESHIDTQSRRPLGDDFEPIGKTKLKEYYYKVSTPVYHDHKPYRRTKKPNDIPKQEITTQSANRDNTEVAIETLPTLPPNLHFKRPSTSETVVDKDKIRKRNKIRRRRPINRNREETTTRRDLSTDASTTTSDEIPTIRPRVRPIKARTESIVTTPTVTTDLTTSALPTTSPTKPTTILKKKLLGHRRPLTTPSDKIDTTTQSINEQDYNKDSPIMKISSRPQSSKVSINLNEYKTSEIPDYSHKQDEKDTPTSDVSVSLTDTLQDFSFHRDAKPVLTKKSTTESVKETEPTTIASRTESDSRTTGKIQRPRLKSKLDRPKFSVKDYRNRLNSTTSTTEKVEENTHKPRFPQRKNPYSEVIFSDVETTTERKKFTPKEPRHKLNKTENNEQEIHSRHNGRPKQNTDSEVITQKISSRIRNGQRRPKPTEDATETTSPTTAHKRPLRKKIPDSEIGQSVQDITVTETTPSNDHKNDITSERTRSESAIMKIADKKHHDHIERLFEHSKRVSDLTLAASKDYSTPGMFKTLSSNSRRIPSYFTIATDDPILPIEAFFPQLNQKKES